One window from the genome of Streptomyces cadmiisoli encodes:
- a CDS encoding IS630 family transposase: MHTAAALQLREGDRSRLEALTRMSTAPAGLVQRARIVLLAADGVSNAQIASRLGTSRPTVLKWRDRYGASGIESLGDLPRPGRPGTVDEVAVLVATLAEDGRPPARLGVTHWSSRLLGKELGLSFSVIAKIWRKWGIQPHRVETFKFSTDPELEPKIRDVVGLYLAPPEKAVVVCVDEKTQIQALDRTAPILPLRPGLPERQTHDYRRNGTTSLFAALEVATGRISADACYERHTNKEFLHFLKQVAKAHPRVKLHVVVDNYATHKHPNVKAWLAKHPRVTLHFTPTSCSWLNMVEIFFGIITRQAIRRGTFESVPDLKAAIRAFIDGYNTRCEPFTWTKTADQILTKINRK; this comes from the coding sequence ATGCATACGGCCGCTGCGCTGCAGCTCCGCGAGGGTGACCGGTCTCGTCTGGAGGCGCTGACGCGCATGTCGACGGCGCCGGCGGGCCTGGTTCAGCGTGCGCGGATCGTGTTGCTGGCCGCCGACGGTGTGTCCAATGCGCAGATCGCTTCCCGGTTGGGGACGTCCCGGCCGACCGTTTTGAAGTGGCGTGACCGGTACGGGGCTTCGGGAATCGAGTCGCTGGGGGATTTGCCGCGCCCGGGTCGGCCGGGGACGGTGGACGAGGTGGCTGTGCTGGTCGCGACGCTGGCCGAGGACGGCAGGCCGCCGGCGAGGCTGGGGGTGACGCACTGGTCGTCGCGACTGCTGGGCAAGGAGCTCGGGCTTTCGTTCTCCGTGATCGCGAAGATCTGGCGGAAGTGGGGCATCCAGCCGCACCGGGTGGAGACCTTCAAGTTCTCCACCGATCCGGAGCTGGAGCCGAAGATCCGCGACGTGGTCGGCCTGTACTTGGCCCCGCCGGAGAAGGCGGTCGTGGTGTGCGTCGACGAGAAGACCCAGATCCAGGCACTGGACCGCACCGCCCCAATCCTGCCCCTGCGGCCTGGCTTGCCGGAACGCCAGACCCACGACTACAGGCGCAACGGCACCACCTCGCTGTTCGCCGCCTTGGAGGTCGCCACCGGCAGGATCAGCGCAGATGCCTGCTACGAGCGGCACACCAACAAAGAGTTCCTGCACTTCCTCAAGCAGGTCGCCAAGGCGCACCCCAGGGTGAAACTGCACGTCGTGGTCGACAACTACGCCACCCACAAGCACCCGAACGTGAAGGCGTGGCTGGCGAAGCACCCGCGGGTGACCCTGCACTTCACCCCCACCTCCTGCTCCTGGCTCAACATGGTCGAGATCTTCTTCGGGATCATCACCCGGCAAGCCATACGGCGCGGCACCTTCGAGTCGGTTCCCGACCTGAAGGCCGCCATCCGCGCCTTCATCGACGGCTACAACACCCGCTGCGAGCCGTTCACCTGGACCAAAACCGCCGACCAGATCCTCACGAAGATCAATCGTAAATAG
- a CDS encoding DUF6308 family protein, which translates to MIELKIPEIYWDDEKAVSLLGEYFTRRRSCGDLFYSGACFERLGGGGDAEHVADRFDGNDLVAITTLSVSLEPHGAINLLTDPDGHWARLLSLIPRDACLEDPRSDALIAEGGPAWELWERLAGTKQYPGKPDGSGPVVAGKVLARKRPHLIPIYDIRIKQLFERPKTDHSFWAALAAALQADNGAFYDQLACLRDKAGIGEDIGVLRVFDVIAWMHQGRQGQVSTS; encoded by the coding sequence GTGATCGAGTTGAAGATTCCGGAGATCTACTGGGACGACGAGAAGGCTGTGAGCCTGCTGGGTGAGTACTTCACCCGACGACGCTCATGCGGCGACCTGTTTTATTCCGGCGCGTGCTTCGAGCGCCTGGGCGGGGGCGGGGACGCCGAGCACGTCGCGGACCGTTTCGACGGCAACGACCTGGTGGCCATCACCACGCTCAGTGTGTCCCTGGAGCCACATGGGGCGATCAACTTGCTGACCGACCCCGACGGGCACTGGGCGCGCCTGCTGTCGCTCATCCCCCGTGACGCATGTCTGGAGGATCCTCGAAGCGATGCGCTCATAGCGGAGGGCGGACCGGCGTGGGAATTGTGGGAACGCCTGGCCGGCACCAAGCAGTACCCCGGCAAGCCCGACGGCAGTGGACCGGTTGTCGCAGGCAAAGTGCTGGCCCGCAAGCGTCCCCACCTCATCCCCATCTACGACATCCGCATCAAGCAGCTCTTTGAGCGACCGAAGACAGACCACTCCTTCTGGGCAGCGCTGGCTGCGGCCCTGCAGGCGGACAACGGTGCCTTCTACGATCAGTTGGCCTGTCTCCGCGACAAGGCGGGGATCGGTGAGGACATCGGCGTCCTGCGTGTGTTCGACGTCATCGCCTGGATGCATCAAGGACGGCAGGGGCAGGTCTCGACCAGCTGA